A single region of the Vicia villosa cultivar HV-30 ecotype Madison, WI linkage group LG4, Vvil1.0, whole genome shotgun sequence genome encodes:
- the LOC131597098 gene encoding uncharacterized protein LOC131597098, which translates to MPLTQTYPHLSIVYFNGAKPPLQFRFSEDTLFTESSTALNSLLQYPENQKLVKLEYRSPSLDTEGNVQFTQFALMTDVDLKVMWSTFRQYSTKCPIEVDAKFQRSRKDIIKMLQRP; encoded by the coding sequence ATGCCTCTAACCCAAACATATCCTCACCTTTCTATTGTTTACTTCAATGGTGCAAAGCCGCCACTTCAATTTAGGTTCTCCGAGGACACGCTATTCACCGAGTCGAGTACCGCACTCAATTCTCTCCTGCAATATCCAGAAAATCAGAAGCTAGTCaagctcgagtatcgttcaccATCGCTCGACACTGAAGGAAATGTGCAGTTCACCCAATTTGCATTGATGACGGATGTTGATTTAAAGGTTATGTGGAGTACTTTTCGCCAATACTCCACTAAATGTCCGATTGAAGTCGATGCAAAGTTTCAAAGATCTCGGAAAGATATCATTAAAATGTTGCAACGTCCTTAG
- the LOC131594733 gene encoding uncharacterized protein LOC131594733, translated as MAKLKIAGSWSGVLEEVDLSNWTISSLREEVAKRSNCENPHFINFICAGRILKDDNGTLTLTELGVKNNSKILATVSSPQQGKSLVVEEQSSQRLARIRAAATALAERHADGSLPVEDFNIEVEDQNGQKVRLGTELDQRAVMMGLMLHAKGKRLIKGGNYKDALEVLTMGEEAFSICDPKVIELIDNVPILQIDMVWCYFMLRDIRWLSDAGKRLEMARAGIGRAHGKDSLRLRLLQGGRYPELALHLRLELLEGVVAFHTGQLEKSSQALASAKVKFVQLQVPDEALSLVMSMGYNQRNAKRALRMNNQDVGGAIDFLVEEKAKKLQKQEEDLKRRDEIREQKKFGVTPLKKAVDLERLKELITIGFEKELAAEALRRNENDTQKALDDLTNPETNSDLQVNIETRKRKRQKQAKDSAIEKVVQMGFEKSRVIAAFEETSKLDEVLQRLTAQPAAENMPPQVNSIAASHGSASSSNPLPDNVSSDILDLMNEVEDHKKAESRDVEMEDELSADIANGDAFADYDIEVNIEGEAITEYLSMVESAGITSK; from the exons ATGGCGAAACTGAAGATAGCAGGATCATGGTCCGGCGTACTAGAAGAAGTCGATTTATCGAATTGGACCATATCTTCGTTACGTGAAGAAGTTGCGAAGCGATCCAATTGCGAAAACCCTCACTTCATCAACTTCATATGTGCCGGTAGAATTCTCAAGGACGATAACGGAACCCTAACGTTAACTGAATTGGGCGTTAAGAATAACTCCAAGATTCTCGCTACTGTCTCGTCTCCTCAACAGGGGAAGTCTCTTGTTGTTGAGGAACAGAGCTCTCAAAGGCTTGCACGTATTAG GGCAGCTGCAACTGCATTGGCTGAAAGGCATGCAGATGGTTCATTGCCTGTTGAAGACTTTAACATAGAAGTTGAAGATCAAAATGGACAGAAAGTACGCTTAGGAACAGAGCTTGATCAGAG GGCAGTGATGATGGGACTGATGCTTCATGCAAAGGGGAAGCGTCTTATCAAAGGGGGAAATTACAAAGATGCACTTGAAGTGCTTACTATGGGAGAG GAGGCATTTTCTATTTGTGACCCAAAAGTCATTGAG CTTATTGACAATGTCCCAATACTGCAAATTGACATGGTATGGTGCTACTTTATGCTACGGGACATTAGATGGCTATCGGATGCAGGGAAGCGCCTTGAAATGGCTAGGGCAGGAATTGGACGTGCTCATGGGAAGGATTCTCTCCGCCTTAGACTCTTACAAGGTGGTCGCTATCCAGAACTTGCATT GCATTTGAGACTAGAGCTTCTTGAAGGGGTGGTGGCATTTCATACTGGCCAGTTGGAAAAATCAAGCCAAGCATTAGCTTCTGCAAAAGTAAAGTTTGTTCAG CTGCAAGTGCCAGATGAAGCTTTATCACTTGTCATGAGCATGGGCTACAATCAACGTAATGCAAAGAGAGCATTGCGAATGAATAATCAAGATGTTGGGGGTGCCATTGATTTCCTTGTTGAGGAGAAGGCAAAGAAATTGCAAAAACAGGAGGAAGATTTAAAAAGAAGAGATGAAATTAG GGAGCAAAAGAAGTTTGGTGTGACCCCCTTAAAGAAGGCCGTGGATCTGGAGAGACTGAAGGAATTGATAACTATTGG GTTTGAAAAGGAGCTTGCTGCTGAAGCCCTTAGAAGAAATGAAAACGATACTCAGAAAGCATTGGATGATTTGACGAATCCAGAAACCAATTCTGATTTACAG GTTAACATCGAGACAAGGAAAAGGAAAAGACAGAAACAAGCAAAAGATTCTGCAATTGAGAAAGTTGTACAAATGGGATTTGAAAAATCAAGAG TGATTGCTGCTTTTGAGGAAACCAGCAAGTTAGATGAAGTATTGCAGAGACTGACAGCACAACCTGCGGCGGAGAATATGCCACCTCAAGTGAATTCAATTGCTGCTTCTCATGGCAGTGCAAGTTCATCTAACCCTTTACCTGACAATGTTAGTTCTGATATTTTAGACCTAATGAATGAGGTTGAAGATCACAAAAAAGCTGAATCAAGGGACGTGGAGATGGAAGACGAGCTCTCTGCAGATATAGCTAATGGTGACGCCTTTGCTGATTATGACATTGAAGTTAATATAGAAGGGGAAGCCATAACTGAGTACCTGTCTATGGTTGAGTCAGCAGGCATTACTTCCAAATAA